One region of Duncaniella freteri genomic DNA includes:
- a CDS encoding glycosyltransferase yields MKKDLLLFTTLFPYDAVTESVFVMSELEELCRCFRRVIIIPEISKGELRDLSSFTNVTVDTSRALSTDHRHPLGKLPSALHPSVLDQLAKSLPHIPANKIPAAWSMAINRHRIGSNLKDIIKRHSIDCDNAVFYTFWFDHITEAIALALPPDHGTLVSGAHRQDIYPTPGVLKIHRYRKLAFERMTKLFAVSKGGQEFLKDEFNGDPTSKVTLRTLGSKKPIRDAISRPGNSEDAVTFFSCSRVDDNKRVTLNLTLLIDLARNMPELRFRWIHAGDGPCMSMLRASIPAQLPSNLTIDLKGMLCNEEIHSIYRKEPIDWAMLMSRCEGLPIALCEALSYGIPVIGCDVPGIKEIVNDSTGILLSENPTSEEFIARIYPYLNGQKDQAPLRKSAFDEWKSKYDASTLRRLFAEYMSELPSKIMTEK; encoded by the coding sequence ATGAAAAAAGATCTGCTCCTCTTCACCACCTTATTCCCTTATGACGCGGTTACAGAATCCGTGTTTGTAATGAGTGAGCTTGAGGAATTGTGCAGGTGCTTCCGGCGAGTCATAATCATCCCTGAAATAAGCAAAGGTGAACTGAGAGACCTTTCCTCATTCACCAATGTCACTGTCGACACATCCAGGGCTTTATCAACCGACCACAGACATCCGTTAGGCAAGCTGCCGTCAGCACTCCATCCCTCAGTGTTGGATCAGCTTGCAAAAAGCCTACCCCATATCCCTGCCAACAAGATTCCTGCCGCATGGTCAATGGCTATCAACCGCCACCGCATAGGGAGCAATCTAAAAGACATCATAAAGCGTCATTCAATAGACTGCGACAACGCAGTGTTCTACACCTTTTGGTTCGACCACATCACAGAAGCCATTGCCCTGGCTCTTCCACCTGATCATGGCACACTCGTGTCAGGAGCCCACAGACAAGACATATACCCAACCCCAGGAGTTCTCAAAATACATAGATACAGGAAACTTGCATTCGAAAGAATGACAAAGTTGTTCGCTGTAAGCAAAGGCGGACAGGAGTTCCTGAAGGATGAATTCAATGGAGACCCAACATCAAAAGTAACACTGCGCACCCTCGGTTCAAAAAAGCCGATCCGCGATGCCATATCACGCCCGGGCAATTCCGAGGATGCCGTCACATTCTTCTCATGCTCCCGTGTAGACGACAACAAGCGCGTCACACTGAATCTGACTTTACTGATCGACTTAGCCCGCAACATGCCTGAATTAAGATTCCGGTGGATACATGCCGGTGACGGTCCGTGCATGAGCATGCTGCGGGCATCAATACCGGCGCAACTGCCATCCAATCTCACCATCGACCTGAAAGGAATGCTCTGTAACGAAGAGATACACAGCATATACCGGAAAGAACCGATTGACTGGGCCATGCTTATGAGCCGATGCGAAGGACTTCCCATAGCACTTTGCGAAGCTCTGTCGTACGGAATACCAGTAATCGGATGTGATGTCCCCGGGATAAAAGAGATCGTCAATGACAGCACTGGCATACTTCTCTCCGAGAATCCCACCTCTGAAGAATTCATAGCACGCATATATCCGTACCTTAACGGACAGAAGGACCAGGCTCCGTTACGCAAATCAGCCTTCGACGAATGGAAGAGCAAATACGACGCATCAACTCTACGAAGATTATTTGCGGAATATATGAGCGAGCTACCCTCAAAAATTATGACCGAGAAGTGA
- a CDS encoding glycogen/starch synthase — MDIKPATQRPELLFEVSWEVCNKIGGIYTVLSTKAKTLQKISKDTTVFIGPDVWSQTNPSPWFTECNVTGLSKWSKNAHLPEGISVRVGRWEIPGRPIAVLVKFDGMYAVKDEFYGEMWERFGVDSLHAYGDYDEGCAFAHAAGIVIESIILSGYGQASPIPAVPEPPRRGRKKKIIPTIVAHFDEWTTGMGLLYLKWKMPRVATVFTTHATSIGRSICGNDKPLYDYMSGYNGDQMARELNMEAKHSLEKAVAHQADAFTTVSEITARECEQLLERRPDVVTPNGFEKNFVPAAYKFDAARAEARASLINTANALTGAGYDDNAFVVITGGRCEYRNKGLDIYLDMASALRNMDTCRKIIAYVMVPAWPKEPRADLQERISANTPTDTPLQEPVLTHWLNNPESDSVICRTRSLGFCNIDPRVTVIYVPCYLNGTDGIFNLSYYDLLIGADATVFPSYYEPWGYTPLESVAFGVPTVTTSLSGFGQWVLETYQNYFEECGVNVIGRGDSNYQDVVTNIAHAIEYLTCADSRTTARIRKAAMNTAAKASWSNFISYYDEAYSIALANASKRL, encoded by the coding sequence ATGGACATTAAACCTGCTACACAACGCCCCGAACTGCTGTTTGAAGTAAGTTGGGAAGTGTGTAACAAGATTGGAGGCATTTACACAGTTCTCTCCACCAAAGCCAAAACTCTCCAGAAAATCAGCAAAGACACCACAGTCTTTATCGGTCCCGACGTTTGGTCACAGACCAATCCGTCCCCTTGGTTTACAGAATGCAACGTCACTGGTCTGTCTAAATGGTCAAAAAACGCACATCTCCCCGAAGGTATAAGCGTCAGAGTGGGAAGATGGGAAATCCCAGGACGCCCTATAGCTGTACTTGTAAAGTTTGACGGCATGTATGCTGTCAAGGATGAATTCTACGGCGAAATGTGGGAACGTTTCGGCGTAGACTCACTGCATGCCTATGGAGATTATGACGAAGGATGCGCCTTCGCCCATGCCGCCGGCATAGTGATTGAATCAATAATCCTTTCGGGATACGGACAGGCCTCACCCATCCCTGCCGTTCCGGAGCCACCCCGGCGTGGACGCAAAAAGAAAATCATCCCCACTATAGTGGCCCATTTCGACGAATGGACCACAGGCATGGGGCTTCTATACCTTAAGTGGAAGATGCCGCGCGTCGCTACAGTGTTCACCACACATGCCACAAGCATAGGACGCAGCATATGCGGCAACGACAAACCGCTCTACGACTACATGAGCGGATACAACGGTGACCAGATGGCTCGTGAACTCAATATGGAGGCTAAACACTCTCTTGAAAAAGCTGTCGCACATCAGGCTGACGCATTCACTACTGTAAGTGAGATCACGGCCCGCGAATGCGAGCAATTACTTGAGCGTCGCCCCGATGTGGTAACCCCCAACGGCTTCGAGAAGAACTTCGTTCCGGCCGCATATAAATTCGATGCCGCCCGCGCCGAAGCCCGCGCATCGCTCATAAACACAGCCAATGCCCTCACAGGAGCCGGATATGACGACAATGCGTTTGTAGTCATCACAGGTGGCAGATGCGAATACCGCAACAAGGGTCTTGACATCTACCTCGACATGGCATCGGCACTCCGCAACATGGATACATGCCGCAAAATAATCGCCTATGTGATGGTTCCGGCATGGCCAAAAGAGCCACGTGCAGACCTTCAGGAACGCATATCCGCCAACACACCTACCGACACACCTCTTCAGGAACCAGTGCTGACCCATTGGCTCAACAACCCTGAAAGTGACTCAGTGATATGCCGCACACGTTCTCTCGGATTCTGCAACATTGACCCGCGTGTCACTGTTATATATGTGCCCTGTTATCTCAACGGCACCGACGGTATCTTCAATCTCTCCTACTATGATCTGCTGATCGGAGCAGATGCGACTGTATTCCCCTCATATTACGAGCCTTGGGGCTATACTCCGCTTGAGAGTGTGGCATTCGGCGTACCCACAGTCACAACATCGCTCTCAGGCTTCGGTCAATGGGTACTCGAAACCTATCAGAACTACTTTGAGGAATGCGGTGTGAACGTGATCGGACGCGGCGACTCCAATTATCAGGACGTGGTGACCAATATCGCACATGCCATAGAGTACCTGACATGCGCCGACTCCCGCACCACTGCACGCATACGAAAAGCAGCGATGAACACTGCCGCAAAAGCTTCATGGTCCAACTTCATAAGCTACTATGATGAAGCTTACTCCATAGCTCTTGCCAACGCATCAAAAAGACTGTAG
- the glgP gene encoding alpha-glucan family phosphorylase: MKLPVSNTNAPVWRDITVKSQLPAALKSLEKLSRNLWWVWNSEAKNLFRDLDHDIWRATGENPVMLLQQLPSERLDEIMSDKEMMARIDHVWKMFQDYMAQPMRNDIPSVSYFSMEYGLCNCLKIYSGGLGVLAGDYIKEASDSRVNMTAIGFLYRYGYFTQTLSVDGQQIANYEPQNFNQLPIEQVTEENGHPMILEVPYHDRIIYSHIWRVNVGRMSLYLLDTDFDMNSEFDRPITHKLYGGDWENRIKQEYLLGIGGILALKKLGIHSEIYHANEGHAALLNLQRLADYVQEKGLDFNTALELVRSSALYTVHTPVPAGHDYFDEGLAHKYLQQYPALLGISWQELMDMGRENPGSNDRFSMSVFALNTCQEANGVSWLHGEVSKKMFAGVWKGYSWEESHVGYVTNGVHMPTWAASEWKAFYSEKLGEQVFDHQSDPKAWENIFKVKDEEIWAMRTQLKNKFINFVRRDFKEKWLANQGDPSAVIKILEKINPNALIIGFARRFATYKRAHLLFTDLDRLARIVNNEQFPVQFVFSGKAHPADGAGQGLIKRIMEVSHMPQFQGKIIFLEDYNMIVAKRLVTGVDIWLNTPTRPLEASGTSGEKAEMNGVLNFSVLDGWWYEGYKLDEKAGWALTEKRTFTDQAQQDKLDAATIYSMLENEIIPLYFAKNSKGYSPEWIQYIKRSIGHIAPQYTMQRMIEDYISRFYSPEAKRFAALSADNDKLAKEIAAWKQKVASAWDGIKVLDVHTKEDIHQHNTTGQPFTTVIKIDTNGLADDLGLELVIDKMENNTEKRWIKIPFQVIAKEGNIVTYEVTDKLRDPGVFRYSFRLYPTNPNLPHRQDFAYVRWI; encoded by the coding sequence ATGAAACTACCAGTAAGTAACACCAATGCCCCCGTATGGCGCGACATCACCGTTAAGTCGCAGCTTCCAGCAGCATTGAAATCACTTGAGAAACTGTCCCGTAACCTTTGGTGGGTATGGAACAGCGAAGCCAAGAACCTGTTCCGCGATCTAGACCACGACATCTGGCGTGCAACCGGCGAGAATCCGGTGATGCTACTCCAGCAGCTCCCATCAGAGCGTCTTGACGAAATAATGTCTGACAAAGAGATGATGGCACGCATTGACCATGTATGGAAGATGTTCCAGGATTACATGGCACAGCCAATGCGCAACGACATACCCTCGGTATCGTACTTCTCTATGGAGTATGGTCTATGCAACTGCCTGAAGATCTATTCCGGAGGTCTAGGTGTGCTCGCAGGCGACTACATAAAAGAAGCATCCGACTCTCGCGTCAACATGACTGCCATCGGATTCCTTTACCGTTACGGCTATTTCACACAGACACTCAGTGTAGACGGTCAGCAGATTGCCAACTATGAGCCTCAGAACTTCAACCAGCTCCCCATCGAGCAGGTAACCGAAGAGAACGGCCATCCCATGATATTGGAGGTACCTTATCATGACCGCATAATCTACAGCCACATTTGGCGTGTCAATGTCGGGCGCATGAGCCTGTATCTGCTCGACACTGACTTCGACATGAACAGTGAGTTTGACCGTCCCATCACCCACAAGCTCTATGGCGGCGACTGGGAGAACCGTATCAAGCAGGAATATCTGCTCGGTATCGGCGGTATCCTCGCACTCAAGAAACTCGGCATACATTCCGAGATATATCATGCCAACGAAGGCCACGCCGCTCTCCTCAACCTCCAGCGTCTCGCTGATTATGTACAGGAGAAAGGTCTCGACTTCAACACCGCTCTTGAACTCGTACGCTCATCCGCACTCTACACTGTGCACACCCCCGTGCCTGCCGGTCACGACTACTTCGACGAAGGTCTCGCCCACAAATATCTCCAGCAGTATCCAGCACTCCTTGGCATCTCATGGCAGGAGCTTATGGATATGGGCCGCGAAAACCCCGGAAGCAACGACCGCTTCTCTATGAGCGTATTCGCCCTCAACACATGCCAGGAAGCCAACGGTGTGAGCTGGCTACACGGAGAGGTGTCCAAGAAGATGTTTGCCGGTGTATGGAAAGGTTATTCATGGGAAGAAAGCCATGTAGGCTACGTAACAAACGGCGTTCATATGCCCACCTGGGCAGCAAGCGAGTGGAAGGCTTTCTACTCTGAGAAACTCGGCGAGCAGGTGTTTGACCACCAGAGCGATCCCAAAGCCTGGGAAAATATCTTCAAGGTTAAAGATGAAGAGATCTGGGCTATGCGCACACAGCTCAAAAACAAGTTCATCAACTTCGTGCGTCGTGACTTCAAGGAGAAATGGCTTGCAAATCAGGGTGATCCCTCTGCCGTGATCAAGATCCTTGAGAAAATCAATCCCAATGCACTCATCATCGGCTTTGCACGTCGATTCGCCACCTATAAGCGCGCTCACCTGCTGTTCACCGACCTTGACCGTCTCGCTCGCATCGTCAACAATGAGCAGTTCCCAGTACAGTTTGTATTCTCAGGCAAGGCTCACCCTGCCGACGGGGCAGGACAGGGTCTCATCAAGCGCATCATGGAAGTGTCGCATATGCCCCAGTTCCAAGGCAAGATCATCTTCCTTGAGGACTACAACATGATTGTCGCCAAGCGTCTTGTCACCGGCGTTGACATCTGGCTCAACACCCCCACTCGTCCCCTCGAAGCATCCGGAACATCCGGCGAAAAGGCAGAGATGAACGGTGTGCTCAACTTCTCAGTGCTCGACGGCTGGTGGTACGAAGGATACAAGCTTGATGAAAAGGCCGGATGGGCTCTCACAGAGAAGCGCACATTCACCGATCAGGCTCAGCAGGACAAGCTTGATGCAGCCACTATCTACTCTATGCTTGAAAATGAGATCATCCCCCTCTATTTCGCCAAGAATTCCAAGGGATACTCACCTGAATGGATACAGTACATCAAGCGTTCTATCGGTCATATCGCCCCGCAGTACACCATGCAGCGCATGATCGAGGACTACATCTCCCGATTCTACTCACCCGAGGCAAAGCGTTTCGCAGCCCTGTCAGCCGACAACGACAAACTCGCCAAAGAGATCGCCGCATGGAAACAGAAGGTTGCATCCGCATGGGACGGCATCAAGGTTCTTGACGTGCACACCAAGGAGGATATCCATCAGCACAACACCACAGGTCAGCCCTTCACCACTGTAATCAAGATAGATACCAACGGACTTGCCGATGATCTCGGACTTGAGCTCGTCATCGATAAGATGGAGAACAACACAGAGAAGCGTTGGATAAAGATACCGTTCCAGGTAATCGCCAAGGAAGGCAACATCGTGACTTACGAGGTGACTGACAAGCTCCGCGATCCGGGTGTATTCCGCTACAGCTTCCGCCTGTATCCCACAAATCCCAACCTGCCACATCGTCAGGACTTCGCTTACGTACGCTGGATCTAA